One stretch of Micromonospora cremea DNA includes these proteins:
- the glgX gene encoding glycogen debranching protein GlgX, with product MQVWPGERYPLGATYDGMGTNFAIFSELAERVELCLFDEWDTGAELRVELREVDAYVWHAYLPGIEPGQRYGYRVHGPYDQANGLRCNPHKLLLDPYAKAIDGDVSWDPAVYDYDLDHPERMSETDSAQFMPKSVVVNPYFDWGNDKPPRTPYHHSVIYEAHVRGLTMRHPDIPEELRGTYAGIASPPMIEHLTRLGVTAIELMPVHQFIHDHRLVDLGLRNYWGYNTIGFFAPHHGYSALGRLGQQVQEFRGMVKALHAAGIEVILDVVYNHTAEGNHLGPTLSFKGVDAPSYYRLSEEDRRYFVDYTGTGNSLNVRSPHSLQLIMDSLRYWVQEMHVDGFRFDLAATLAREFYAVDRLSTFFEVVQQDPVVSQVKLIAEPWDVGPGGYQVGNFPPVWTEWNGKYRDTVRDFWRGEPATLAEFASRISGSADLYQDDGRRPFHSINFVTVHDGFTLNDLVSYNDKHNEANGEDNRDGESHNRSWNCGVEGDTDDEAVLALRAKQRRNFLATLMLSQGVPMIGHGDEMGRTQHGNNNAYCQDSELAWVDWDNADQHLLEFVRTLTAFRARHQVFRRRRFFTGLPVGGREVDEPLPDLAWYTPDGREMTGDDWGNDFGRSVALFVNGEGIRERGQYGQKHHDASFLLCFNAHDAPLDFTLPGSEYGQKWERVISTAEPEPDDVMVISAGGTVRVPDRSLLVLERTI from the coding sequence ATGCAGGTCTGGCCGGGCGAGCGGTACCCCCTGGGCGCCACCTACGACGGGATGGGCACCAACTTCGCCATCTTCTCGGAGCTGGCCGAGCGGGTCGAGCTGTGCCTCTTCGACGAGTGGGACACCGGCGCGGAGCTGCGGGTCGAGCTGCGCGAGGTTGACGCCTACGTCTGGCACGCGTACCTGCCGGGCATCGAGCCGGGCCAGCGCTACGGCTACCGGGTCCACGGGCCGTACGACCAGGCGAACGGGCTGCGCTGCAACCCCCACAAGCTGCTGCTCGACCCGTACGCCAAGGCGATCGACGGCGACGTGTCGTGGGATCCGGCGGTCTACGACTACGACCTGGACCACCCGGAGCGGATGTCGGAGACAGACTCGGCGCAGTTCATGCCGAAGTCGGTGGTGGTCAACCCGTACTTCGACTGGGGCAACGACAAGCCGCCGCGCACCCCGTACCACCACTCGGTGATCTATGAGGCGCACGTACGCGGGCTGACCATGCGCCACCCGGACATCCCCGAGGAGCTGCGCGGCACGTACGCCGGCATCGCCTCCCCGCCGATGATCGAGCACCTGACCCGGCTCGGGGTGACCGCCATCGAGCTGATGCCGGTGCACCAGTTCATCCACGACCACCGGCTGGTCGACCTGGGGCTGCGGAACTACTGGGGCTACAACACCATCGGCTTCTTCGCCCCGCACCACGGCTACTCCGCGCTGGGCCGGCTGGGTCAGCAGGTGCAGGAGTTCCGCGGCATGGTCAAGGCGCTGCACGCGGCCGGCATCGAGGTCATCCTCGACGTGGTCTACAACCACACCGCCGAGGGCAACCACCTCGGCCCGACGCTGAGCTTCAAGGGCGTGGACGCCCCCAGCTACTACCGGCTCAGCGAGGAGGACCGCCGCTACTTCGTCGACTACACGGGCACCGGCAACAGCCTCAACGTGCGCAGCCCGCACTCGCTTCAGCTGATCATGGATTCGCTGCGCTACTGGGTGCAGGAGATGCACGTCGACGGTTTCCGCTTCGACCTGGCCGCCACCCTGGCCCGCGAGTTCTACGCGGTGGACCGGCTCTCCACCTTCTTCGAGGTGGTGCAGCAGGACCCGGTGGTCAGCCAGGTCAAGCTGATCGCCGAGCCGTGGGACGTCGGCCCCGGCGGCTACCAGGTGGGCAACTTCCCGCCGGTGTGGACCGAGTGGAACGGCAAGTACCGCGACACCGTGCGGGACTTCTGGCGCGGTGAGCCGGCGACCCTGGCCGAGTTCGCGTCCCGGATCTCCGGCTCCGCCGACCTCTACCAGGACGACGGGCGCCGGCCCTTCCACAGCATCAACTTCGTCACCGTCCACGACGGGTTCACGCTCAACGATCTGGTGTCGTACAACGACAAGCACAACGAGGCCAACGGCGAGGACAACCGGGACGGCGAGAGCCACAACCGCTCGTGGAACTGCGGTGTCGAGGGCGACACCGACGACGAGGCGGTGCTCGCCCTGCGGGCCAAGCAGCGGCGCAACTTCCTGGCCACCCTGATGCTCTCGCAGGGCGTGCCGATGATCGGGCACGGCGACGAGATGGGCCGCACCCAGCACGGCAACAACAACGCGTACTGCCAGGACAGCGAGCTGGCCTGGGTCGACTGGGACAACGCCGATCAGCACCTGCTGGAGTTCGTGCGGACGCTGACCGCGTTCCGCGCCCGGCACCAGGTGTTCCGCCGCCGCCGGTTCTTCACCGGCCTGCCGGTCGGCGGCCGCGAGGTCGACGAGCCGCTGCCCGACCTGGCCTGGTACACCCCGGACGGGCGGGAGATGACCGGCGACGACTGGGGCAACGACTTCGGCCGCTCGGTGGCGCTTTTCGTCAACGGCGAGGGCATCCGTGAGCGCGGCCAGTACGGCCAGAAGCACCACGACGCCTCGTTCCTGCTCTGCTTCAACGCCCACGACGCGCCGCTGGACTTCACCCTGCCCGGCAGCGAGTACGGCCAGAAGTGGGAACGGGTGATCAGCACCGCCGAACCCGAACCGGACGACGTCATGGTGATCAGCGCGGGCGGCACCGTCCGGGTGCCGGACCGCTCCCTGCTGGTGCTGGAGAGGACGATCTGA
- the treY gene encoding malto-oligosyltrehalose synthase: MAVPPHTDQTTTATNPVRTTYRVQVRPGFDLDATADLVDYLADLGVSHLYSAPLLTATPGSAHGYDVVDHRAVNPELGGEAGRQRLLRALAAAGLGLVVDIVPNHAGVAVPPANPAWWDVLRRGRASTYTDWFDIDWDRGRLLLPVLADAPDALDDLKLVDGELRYHEHRFPVADGTGDGSAREVHDRQNYELVSWRRGDAELTYRRFFAVSDLAGLRVEDPAVFAATHELILRWAAAGEVDGIRVDHPDGLRDPAGYLTRLRAAAPQAWLIVEKILEYGEELPDWPVDGTTGYDALAAVNGLFVDPDAEGDFEVLDTRLVGRHTSWENLTHDTKLAAATRLLAAELTRLAALAPEVPREQARAALAELAAAFAVYRGYPPHGARHLAAARSEAGRRRPDLANALDALTRRLRDPDDELAQRFPQFTGAVMAKGVEDTAFYRWSRFVALNEVGGSPAHFGVPPAEFHRFATARQVRWPTSMTTFSTHDTKRSEDVRARMAVLSELPQRWGEQVTAWMAYAPLPDPAFAHLLWQTAVGAWPIERDRLHAYVEKAAREASTSTSWADPDAVFEQAMHAVVDQMYDDPSLHDELTEFAAAITPAGWCNSLSQKLVQLAMPGVPDTYQGTELWDNSLVDPDNRRPVDFSVRRELLARLDGGWRPPVDDSGAAKLLVVSRTLRLRRAHPELFTGYRPVPAHGPVGRHVVAFDRGGAIAVATRLPLGLARAGGWCDTVLSLPVNEVKDLFTGRVYSGGETPLDDLLADYPVALLAPTASVEAA; this comes from the coding sequence ATGGCGGTGCCCCCTCACACCGACCAGACGACGACCGCGACCAACCCTGTCCGGACCACGTACCGGGTGCAGGTCCGCCCCGGCTTCGACCTGGACGCCACCGCCGACCTCGTCGACTACCTCGCCGACCTCGGCGTCAGCCACCTCTACAGCGCCCCGCTGCTGACCGCGACCCCCGGCTCCGCGCACGGCTACGACGTGGTCGACCACCGGGCGGTCAACCCGGAGCTGGGCGGCGAGGCGGGCCGGCAGCGGCTGCTGCGCGCGCTGGCCGCCGCCGGGCTCGGCCTGGTCGTCGACATCGTGCCCAACCACGCCGGGGTGGCCGTACCACCGGCCAACCCTGCCTGGTGGGACGTGCTGCGCCGGGGGCGCGCCTCGACGTACACCGACTGGTTCGACATCGATTGGGACCGGGGCCGGCTGCTGCTGCCGGTGCTGGCCGACGCGCCGGACGCTCTGGATGACCTGAAGCTCGTCGACGGGGAGCTGCGCTACCACGAGCACCGGTTCCCGGTCGCCGACGGCACCGGCGACGGCAGCGCGCGCGAGGTGCACGACCGGCAGAACTACGAGCTGGTCTCCTGGCGGCGCGGCGACGCCGAGCTGACGTACCGCCGGTTCTTCGCCGTTTCGGACCTGGCCGGGCTGCGGGTGGAGGACCCGGCGGTGTTCGCCGCCACCCACGAACTGATCCTGCGCTGGGCCGCCGCCGGGGAGGTCGACGGCATCCGGGTCGACCACCCGGACGGGCTGCGCGACCCGGCCGGCTACCTGACCCGGCTGCGGGCCGCCGCGCCGCAGGCCTGGCTGATCGTGGAGAAGATCCTGGAGTACGGCGAGGAGCTGCCGGACTGGCCGGTGGACGGCACCACCGGCTACGACGCCCTCGCTGCGGTCAACGGGCTCTTCGTCGACCCCGACGCCGAGGGCGATTTCGAGGTGCTGGACACCCGCCTCGTCGGGCGCCACACCTCCTGGGAGAACCTCACCCACGACACCAAGCTGGCCGCCGCCACCCGGCTGCTCGCCGCCGAGCTGACCCGGCTGGCCGCGCTCGCCCCCGAGGTGCCGCGCGAGCAGGCGCGGGCGGCGCTCGCCGAGCTGGCCGCCGCGTTCGCCGTCTACCGGGGCTACCCGCCGCACGGCGCCCGGCACCTCGCCGCCGCCCGCTCCGAGGCGGGCCGACGCCGCCCAGACCTGGCCAATGCCCTGGACGCTCTCACCCGCCGGCTGCGCGACCCCGACGACGAGCTGGCTCAGCGCTTCCCCCAGTTCACCGGCGCGGTGATGGCCAAGGGCGTGGAGGACACCGCGTTCTACCGGTGGAGCCGGTTCGTGGCGCTCAACGAGGTCGGCGGCAGCCCCGCCCACTTCGGGGTGCCGCCGGCGGAGTTCCACCGCTTCGCGACCGCCCGGCAGGTCCGCTGGCCGACCAGCATGACCACCTTCTCCACCCACGACACCAAGCGCAGCGAGGACGTCCGCGCGCGGATGGCGGTGCTCAGCGAGCTGCCGCAACGCTGGGGCGAGCAGGTCACCGCCTGGATGGCGTACGCCCCGCTGCCCGATCCGGCCTTCGCCCACCTGCTCTGGCAGACCGCCGTCGGCGCCTGGCCGATCGAACGGGACCGGCTGCACGCGTACGTCGAGAAGGCCGCCCGGGAGGCCTCGACCTCGACCAGTTGGGCGGACCCCGACGCGGTCTTCGAGCAGGCGATGCACGCCGTGGTCGACCAGATGTACGACGACCCGAGCCTGCACGACGAGCTGACCGAGTTCGCGGCGGCGATCACCCCGGCCGGCTGGTGCAACTCGTTGAGCCAGAAGCTGGTGCAGCTCGCCATGCCCGGGGTTCCGGACACGTACCAGGGCACCGAGCTGTGGGACAACTCCCTCGTCGATCCCGACAACCGCCGCCCGGTCGACTTCTCCGTACGCCGGGAGTTGCTGGCGCGTCTGGACGGCGGCTGGCGTCCGCCGGTGGACGACAGCGGCGCCGCGAAGCTCCTGGTGGTCTCGCGGACCCTGCGGCTGCGCCGGGCGCACCCGGAGCTGTTCACCGGCTACCGGCCGGTGCCGGCGCACGGGCCGGTGGGGCGGCACGTGGTGGCCTTCGACCGCGGCGGCGCGATCGCGGTGGCCACCCGGCTGCCGCTGGGCCTGGCCCGCGCCGGTGGGTGGTGCGACACAGTCCTGTCGCTTCCTGTTAACGAGGTGAAGGACCTGTTCACCGGCCGGGTCTACAGTGGCGGGGAGACTCCTCTGGACGACCTTCTGGCCGACTATCCCGTCGCTCTGCTGGCTCCCACCGCTTCCGTGGAGGCTGCGTGA
- the treZ gene encoding malto-oligosyltrehalose trehalohydrolase, giving the protein MTEFTVWAPDATRVRLRLPGDGDHEMRAAPDGWWRVEVPDAGLDYSFLLNDDETPLPDPRSPWQPAGVHGPSRRYDHAAFEWTDGSWTGRQLRGSILYELHIGTFTPEGTFDAAIDRLDHLVSLGVDLIELLPVNAFNGEHNWGYDGVCWYAPHQPYGGPDGLKRLVDAAHAKGLGVILDVVYNHFGPSGAYAPRFGPYLAEQSNSWGRSINLDGPHSDEVRRYIIDSVLMWLRDYHVDGLRLDAVHALPDTRAVPLLEELAIEVEALSTHLGRPLSLIAESDLNDPRLITPREAGGFGLHAQWNDDAHHALHTLLTGERQGYYGDFGSLEALTDVLTGGFFHAGTWSSFRKRHHGRPLDPRVPGHRLVAYLQNHDQIGNRATGDRISASLSPSLLRVGAVLLLTAPFTPMLFMGEEWAASTPWQFFTSHPEPELATAVVTGRRREFAAHGWPEGDVPDPQDPQTFVRSRLDWAELDKPEHREMFSFYQRLIALRRSLPDLSDPRLHAVSVQHGDQFLLMRRGDTLVVANLAGRGQGISLPGVARRVLLATGEGVTVMRDRIQLPAETAAIVAL; this is encoded by the coding sequence ATGACCGAATTCACCGTGTGGGCGCCCGACGCCACCCGGGTCCGGCTGCGCCTGCCCGGCGACGGCGACCACGAGATGCGCGCCGCCCCGGACGGCTGGTGGCGGGTAGAGGTGCCCGACGCCGGGCTCGACTACTCCTTTCTGCTGAACGACGACGAAACCCCGCTGCCCGACCCCCGGTCGCCGTGGCAGCCTGCTGGTGTGCACGGGCCGAGCCGACGCTACGACCACGCCGCCTTCGAATGGACCGACGGCTCGTGGACGGGCCGGCAACTGCGCGGCAGCATCCTCTACGAGCTGCACATCGGCACCTTCACCCCGGAGGGCACCTTCGACGCGGCCATCGACCGCCTCGACCACCTCGTCTCCCTCGGCGTCGACCTGATCGAACTGCTCCCGGTCAACGCCTTCAACGGCGAACACAACTGGGGGTACGACGGCGTCTGCTGGTACGCACCGCACCAGCCCTACGGCGGCCCGGACGGGCTGAAACGGCTCGTCGACGCTGCCCACGCCAAGGGGCTGGGGGTGATCCTCGACGTCGTCTACAACCATTTCGGGCCCTCCGGGGCCTACGCGCCGCGGTTCGGGCCCTACCTCGCCGAGCAGAGCAACAGCTGGGGACGCTCGATCAACCTGGACGGCCCGCACTCCGACGAGGTACGCCGCTACATCATCGACAGCGTCCTGATGTGGCTGCGCGACTACCACGTCGACGGGCTGCGCCTGGACGCCGTGCACGCGCTGCCCGACACCCGCGCGGTTCCGCTACTCGAAGAGCTGGCCATCGAGGTCGAGGCGCTCTCCACCCACCTGGGCCGCCCGCTGTCCCTGATCGCCGAATCCGACCTCAACGATCCACGGCTGATCACCCCTCGGGAGGCGGGCGGCTTCGGGCTGCACGCGCAGTGGAACGACGACGCCCACCACGCCCTGCACACGCTGCTGACGGGGGAGCGGCAGGGCTACTACGGCGACTTCGGCTCGCTGGAGGCACTGACGGACGTGCTCACCGGCGGCTTCTTCCACGCGGGCACCTGGTCCAGCTTCCGCAAGCGGCACCACGGGCGGCCTCTGGACCCGCGGGTGCCGGGGCACCGGCTGGTGGCGTACCTGCAGAACCACGACCAGATCGGCAACCGGGCTACCGGTGACCGGATCTCTGCTTCGCTGTCGCCCTCTCTGCTGCGCGTGGGTGCAGTGCTGCTGCTGACCGCGCCCTTTACGCCGATGCTGTTCATGGGGGAGGAGTGGGCGGCGTCTACGCCGTGGCAGTTCTTCACGTCGCATCCCGAGCCGGAGTTGGCTACTGCGGTGGTTACCGGGCGGCGGCGGGAGTTCGCGGCGCACGGGTGGCCGGAGGGGGACGTGCCCGATCCGCAGGATCCGCAGACGTTTGTGCGGTCGCGGTTGGACTGGGCGGAGCTGGACAAACCTGAGCATCGGGAGATGTTCTCGTTCTATCAGCGGCTGATCGCGCTGCGGCGGTCTCTTCCGGATCTCTCTGACCCTCGGCTGCACGCGGTCAGCGTGCAGCATGGAGATCAGTTCCTGCTGATGCGGCGGGGGGACACGCTCGTGGTAGCTAATTTGGCTGGGCGGGGGCAGGGGATCTCGCTGCCGGGGGTGGCGCGCCGGGTGTTGCTGGCCACGGGGGAGGGGGTCACGGTGATGCGGGACCGGATCCAGCTGCCAGCGGAGACGGCGGCCATTGTGGCACTTTGA
- a CDS encoding phosphotransferase — MPLDELPGWLPAWCLDHLGGEPAGVLFRSQQVSMVFGLRLVDGRDVVVKARADDGRAGSCVAAQARLAERGLPCARPLTPVVGVGALAVHAEEFRPGGEVLHGDSPDIAVRCAEVFARLMAELAGVNVAPPLPNPPWVRWDHTDSGVWPAIDFLDSRDQSVVSEHIVETALRARGRLLAAGLPCVLGHADFEAQNLRWQGWQVWAVHDWDSLARQPEAALVGAASGSFASAGPPTLAPIESSEAFLVAYQDIRGRLFTAVELEVAWAASLWMAAYNAREMALCGGTSAGGDALRAQAAERLRGANA; from the coding sequence GTGCCGTTGGACGAGCTGCCGGGCTGGTTGCCGGCTTGGTGTCTTGACCATCTGGGCGGTGAGCCCGCCGGCGTGCTGTTCCGGTCGCAACAGGTCTCGATGGTGTTCGGTCTGCGGTTGGTCGATGGCAGGGACGTCGTGGTCAAGGCGCGCGCCGACGACGGCCGGGCCGGGTCGTGTGTCGCGGCGCAGGCCCGGCTGGCCGAGCGCGGGTTGCCGTGTGCCCGGCCGCTCACGCCGGTGGTCGGTGTAGGTGCGCTGGCCGTGCACGCCGAGGAATTCCGGCCCGGCGGCGAGGTGTTGCACGGGGACTCGCCGGACATAGCCGTGCGCTGCGCGGAGGTGTTCGCCCGGCTGATGGCCGAACTTGCCGGCGTGAACGTCGCGCCGCCGCTGCCGAATCCGCCCTGGGTGCGCTGGGACCACACCGATTCTGGGGTGTGGCCGGCGATCGACTTTCTCGACAGCCGGGACCAGAGTGTCGTGTCCGAGCACATTGTCGAGACGGCTTTGCGGGCCCGGGGGCGGCTGCTGGCGGCCGGCCTGCCGTGCGTGCTCGGCCACGCCGACTTCGAGGCGCAGAACCTGCGGTGGCAGGGTTGGCAGGTGTGGGCGGTGCACGACTGGGACAGCCTGGCGCGGCAGCCGGAGGCGGCGCTGGTGGGAGCGGCGAGCGGGTCGTTTGCCAGTGCCGGGCCGCCCACGCTGGCGCCGATCGAAAGCTCCGAGGCGTTCCTGGTGGCTTATCAAGACATTCGAGGGCGCTTGTTCACGGCGGTGGAGCTGGAGGTCGCGTGGGCGGCCAGCTTGTGGATGGCCGCGTATAACGCCCGGGAGATGGCACTGTGCGGTGGCACCTCGGCGGGCGGCGATGCGCTGCGGGCGCAGGCAGCCGAACGCCTCCGCGGGGCTAATGCGTAA
- a CDS encoding VOC family protein, with the protein MTSRFTELTVDCHDPGRLAAFWCEVLDFTVIDRGEGKVEIGSWVPTVEEVRARQMSPTLVFIQVPEGKTVKNRLHLDVSPIDGSTEDEVTRLLGLGATRTDVGQGSDRSWVVMADPEGNEFCVLRTLAAHN; encoded by the coding sequence GTGACAAGTAGGTTCACCGAGTTGACCGTCGACTGCCACGATCCGGGGAGGCTCGCGGCCTTCTGGTGCGAGGTCCTGGACTTCACGGTGATCGACCGGGGCGAGGGCAAGGTCGAGATCGGCTCCTGGGTGCCTACCGTCGAGGAGGTTCGGGCCCGCCAGATGTCGCCCACCCTGGTGTTCATCCAGGTGCCCGAGGGCAAGACCGTGAAGAACCGGCTTCACCTCGACGTCAGCCCGATCGACGGCAGCACCGAGGACGAGGTGACCAGACTGCTCGGCCTGGGCGCCACCAGGACTGATGTGGGCCAGGGCTCAGACCGGAGCTGGGTGGTCATGGCAGACCCCGAGGGCAACGAGTTCTGCGTCCTGCGCACCCTGGCGGCGCACAACTAG
- a CDS encoding TMEM175 family protein — protein MLAKSNAPRLARHPGRLVAFSDAVFAIAVTLLVLEIQPPEDFGHLLRGLGALWSSYLAYALSFLLIGQVWVNHHVMFDRVRHVDREVLFLNTLLLMVIAFLPFSTSLLAGALRAEQGLRTAVVVYGATLWTAAALFNIIWAHLRRAKLLDPSLGPLGVRAIGRRFALALVWIGSGILVGAFVPIAGVAIIAGFLPAYYLPIRGEYGEGNKASDRRD, from the coding sequence ATGCTTGCCAAGAGCAACGCCCCGCGGCTCGCGCGTCATCCGGGCCGACTGGTGGCTTTCAGCGACGCTGTCTTCGCCATCGCCGTGACGCTTCTCGTGCTGGAGATCCAACCGCCGGAGGACTTCGGGCATCTCCTGCGGGGCCTCGGGGCGTTGTGGTCGTCGTACCTGGCGTACGCGCTGAGCTTCCTGCTCATCGGGCAGGTGTGGGTCAACCATCACGTCATGTTCGACCGCGTCCGGCACGTCGACCGTGAGGTCCTGTTCCTCAACACGTTGCTCCTGATGGTCATCGCGTTCCTGCCGTTCTCCACGTCGCTACTCGCCGGGGCATTACGCGCGGAGCAGGGCCTGCGGACAGCGGTCGTCGTCTACGGCGCCACACTGTGGACGGCGGCAGCCCTGTTCAACATCATCTGGGCCCATCTCCGCCGCGCCAAACTGCTGGACCCCAGCCTCGGCCCCCTCGGCGTCCGGGCCATCGGCCGCCGATTCGCGCTCGCACTGGTCTGGATCGGTTCCGGCATCCTCGTCGGCGCGTTCGTGCCGATCGCGGGTGTCGCGATCATCGCCGGCTTCCTACCCGCCTACTACCTACCCATCCGCGGCGAGTACGGCGAGGGCAACAAGGCCAGCGACCGGCGCGACTGA
- a CDS encoding isochorismatase family protein, producing the protein MSDLQAQDSALILIDHQVISMGFIKTQSPDVAKLNSITLVKAAKVLDIPNVWTSSTEDDNQDWWMPGLEEINPEAYANRIKRTGIIDSWDDPNFVRAVEATGRRTLIMAGTTNDGCLIYTALSAKRAGYDVYAVLDAGGSVFQISEEVARLRMTQAGVTLTTTAAVLGELAKDWATPHGQQIRQILADNFKTVLGGFGLAK; encoded by the coding sequence ATGTCAGATCTACAGGCGCAGGACAGTGCTCTGATCCTGATCGACCACCAGGTCATCTCGATGGGGTTCATCAAGACCCAGTCGCCCGACGTCGCCAAGTTGAACAGCATCACCCTGGTGAAGGCGGCGAAGGTCCTCGACATCCCGAACGTCTGGACCAGCAGCACCGAGGACGACAACCAGGACTGGTGGATGCCCGGACTGGAGGAGATCAACCCGGAGGCCTACGCGAACCGGATCAAGCGCACCGGCATCATCGACTCCTGGGACGACCCGAACTTCGTAAGGGCCGTCGAGGCCACCGGCCGCCGGACCCTGATCATGGCCGGCACCACCAACGACGGCTGCCTGATCTACACCGCGCTCAGTGCCAAGCGGGCCGGATACGACGTCTACGCCGTCCTCGACGCCGGAGGATCAGTGTTCCAGATCTCCGAGGAGGTGGCGCGACTGCGCATGACGCAGGCCGGCGTCACCCTGACCACCACCGCCGCGGTCCTCGGCGAACTCGCCAAGGACTGGGCCACTCCGCACGGCCAGCAGATTCGTCAGATCCTGGCCGACAACTTCAAGACCGTACTCGGTGGATTCGGGTTGGCGAAGTAG
- a CDS encoding DsbA family oxidoreductase, with protein MKIEFWSDIVCPYCGLMDHRLHQALARFEHADEVQVIHRSFQLHPDLPREGVSQRELITMAGAPATTVDRVLRPIERAAKAEGLTPYRAVDRTLGPTDFAHELLAYATDQGRGNEIWTAMFRAHFGQARKLWTTEEVLDFAAEVGLDRAGAAEALRSRRYRARVAADQLEAERLGARGAPFLVFDGRFAVPGAIGLDDLLAVMAKAWDESHPAPQPLPVVADAEGICAPDGCAVPDRTI; from the coding sequence ATGAAGATCGAGTTCTGGTCGGACATCGTCTGCCCGTACTGCGGGCTGATGGATCACCGGCTCCACCAGGCCCTGGCCCGGTTCGAGCACGCCGACGAGGTGCAGGTGATCCACCGGTCGTTCCAGCTACATCCCGACCTGCCCCGTGAGGGTGTCAGCCAACGGGAGCTGATCACGATGGCCGGGGCCCCCGCGACGACCGTGGACCGGGTCCTGCGACCGATCGAGCGGGCCGCCAAGGCGGAGGGCTTGACGCCCTACCGCGCGGTCGACCGCACGCTCGGCCCGACCGATTTCGCCCACGAGCTGCTCGCCTACGCGACCGACCAGGGACGCGGCAACGAGATCTGGACGGCCATGTTCCGGGCGCACTTCGGGCAGGCCCGCAAGCTGTGGACGACCGAGGAGGTCCTCGACTTCGCCGCCGAGGTGGGTCTGGACCGCGCCGGGGCTGCCGAGGCCCTGCGCAGCCGCCGCTACCGGGCCCGCGTCGCCGCCGACCAGCTCGAAGCCGAGCGCCTCGGGGCTCGCGGCGCACCGTTCCTCGTGTTCGACGGCCGCTTCGCGGTGCCCGGGGCGATCGGCCTCGACGACCTGCTCGCGGTCATGGCCAAAGCGTGGGACGAGAGTCATCCCGCTCCGCAGCCGCTGCCGGTTGTCGCCGACGCCGAGGGCATCTGCGCCCCGGACGGGTGCGCGGTGCCCGACCGCACCATCTGA
- a CDS encoding winged helix-turn-helix transcriptional regulator has product MSGEDLRRRRTNVRANVRSAPGPCAHWNDEDADFIREVLDLVGDKWSVLIIGTLADGPIRYSNLGDAIPGISQRMLTLTLKHLQRTGLVNRTSYPEVPPRVEYALTDLGTSLLSTVLALAAWSADHHVEIRRHQTEYDNGAT; this is encoded by the coding sequence ATGAGTGGCGAGGATCTTCGACGGAGGCGCACCAACGTCCGGGCGAACGTCCGGAGCGCGCCGGGGCCCTGTGCGCACTGGAACGACGAAGACGCCGACTTCATCCGCGAGGTCCTGGACCTCGTCGGCGACAAGTGGAGCGTGTTGATCATCGGTACGCTCGCCGACGGCCCCATTCGCTACTCGAACCTGGGCGACGCGATCCCCGGCATCTCCCAGCGCATGCTCACGCTGACCTTGAAGCACCTGCAGCGCACGGGCCTCGTCAACCGGACCTCCTACCCCGAGGTCCCGCCCCGCGTCGAGTACGCCCTCACCGACCTGGGCACGTCACTGCTGTCCACCGTCCTGGCCCTGGCCGCCTGGTCCGCCGACCACCACGTCGAGATCCGCCGCCACCAGACGGAGTACGACAACGGCGCGACCTAG
- a CDS encoding DUF6518 family protein, protein MRPGDRTVALASVVGGFLLGFLDFCSIKWLPFPIAELGNSIATWAVAAFFFGYWVRSGRLRSALGAAVLLVVAVPSYYLAALLQGDDLAVLWAPSSLVWMLFGVLAGVVFGTGGTWARGAGWRQVVGIAMPAAVFFEEAARFAGKATDPDYPAGAWWNVAIDLALGLLIVALTGGSLRRRALAVAVAVPLAAAILVSFAVAGAAVSSA, encoded by the coding sequence ATGCGACCTGGTGACCGCACGGTGGCGCTCGCCTCCGTGGTGGGCGGATTCCTGCTCGGCTTCCTCGACTTCTGCTCGATCAAGTGGCTGCCGTTCCCCATCGCCGAACTCGGGAACTCCATCGCGACCTGGGCGGTCGCCGCCTTCTTCTTCGGCTACTGGGTGCGGTCCGGGCGGCTGCGTTCGGCACTCGGCGCCGCCGTCCTGCTCGTCGTCGCGGTGCCCAGCTACTACCTCGCGGCGCTCCTGCAAGGCGACGACCTCGCGGTGCTCTGGGCGCCGTCGTCGCTGGTCTGGATGCTCTTCGGCGTGCTGGCCGGAGTGGTCTTCGGCACCGGCGGGACCTGGGCGCGCGGCGCGGGGTGGCGGCAGGTCGTCGGGATCGCGATGCCCGCCGCCGTGTTCTTCGAGGAGGCGGCCCGGTTCGCCGGCAAGGCGACCGACCCCGACTACCCGGCCGGCGCATGGTGGAACGTGGCGATCGACCTGGCGCTGGGCCTGCTGATCGTGGCGCTGACCGGCGGGTCGCTTCGTCGGCGGGCGCTCGCCGTCGCGGTGGCCGTGCCACTGGCCGCCGCGATTCTGGTGAGCTTCGCGGTGGCCGGCGCGGCCGTCTCGTCAGCCTAG